A single genomic interval of Candidatus Poribacteria bacterium harbors:
- a CDS encoding methylated-DNA--[protein]-cysteine S-methyltransferase — translation MKRLSPLERISEALGGEQNLRQFRDVFGIPSFCYKSPIGWIDIIAEENCILRTSFSEVAPSSEPTFPPTLPVLNRTIKLLDLYFAGGPVDFAELSVQLTYATDFQQQVWNAIQQIPYGEVQTYQWIADRIGSPKSARAVGNATGANPVSILIPCHRVIRSNGALGGYGGGLERKRQLLALEGHPIEQLDEL, via the coding sequence ATGAAAAGATTAAGTCCTTTAGAACGTATCTCCGAGGCATTAGGCGGTGAGCAGAACTTGAGGCAGTTCCGCGATGTCTTCGGCATACCGAGTTTCTGTTATAAGTCTCCGATAGGATGGATCGACATCATCGCTGAGGAAAACTGTATTTTGCGTACTTCCTTTAGTGAGGTAGCCCCTTCGTCTGAACCTACTTTCCCGCCAACTCTCCCTGTCCTCAATCGAACGATTAAGTTGTTAGATCTTTATTTTGCTGGAGGACCCGTTGATTTCGCCGAGTTATCGGTCCAATTAACATACGCTACAGACTTCCAGCAACAAGTTTGGAACGCCATTCAGCAGATTCCTTATGGAGAAGTCCAGACGTATCAATGGATCGCTGACCGGATCGGGAGTCCGAAATCAGCGCGTGCCGTTGGAAACGCAACCGGCGCGAATCCGGTCTCTATTCTCATTCCGTGTCATCGTGTTATTAGGAGCAATGGCGCGTTGGGAGGCTACGGGGGTGGTCTAGAACGCAAACGCCAGTTATTGGCACTTGAAGGTCATCCTATCGAGCAATTAGATGAGTTATAA
- a CDS encoding aminotransferase class I/II-fold pyridoxal phosphate-dependent enzyme encodes MTSEKKLGKATQAIHAGEARAASTEKTGVPLIPPIYQNSTFRFATAAECAEAVRDEESGYIYTRWGNPTQEVLEQKLAVLEAGEAALATASGMGAVSTALLTALADGGHVVAMENLYSATFQILNEEFPRFGIETTFVDATDPAQIKHAIRADTKVIYLESPTNPLLKLVDLRASAEIAKAHGVTSIIDNTFATPCGQQPITFGIDVVVHSMTKYMSGSGAVIAGAIIGQKEFVVRAKEGALRNFGAVISPFNAWLTLHGLTTLPLRFARHSENATRVAAFLEAHPAVAWARHPGLPSHPQHELAKCQMDAFGGMITLELKGGRAAGEHFVDHLQLCSLAVSLGDVRTLICHSASTTHSEVPAEIRRRTGITDGLVRISIGLEDAEDIIADLGQALESCTP; translated from the coding sequence ATGACATCTGAAAAAAAATTAGGTAAAGCCACCCAAGCCATCCATGCGGGCGAGGCACGAGCAGCCTCCACCGAGAAAACCGGAGTCCCTCTGATACCGCCTATCTATCAGAACAGCACTTTCCGTTTCGCTACGGCTGCCGAGTGTGCTGAAGCGGTCCGAGATGAGGAGAGCGGCTATATCTACACGCGCTGGGGGAACCCGACACAGGAGGTATTAGAGCAAAAACTCGCTGTCCTTGAAGCCGGTGAAGCTGCACTCGCGACTGCGTCGGGGATGGGGGCAGTCAGCACAGCGTTACTTACTGCTTTGGCAGATGGTGGACATGTCGTCGCGATGGAGAACCTCTATTCCGCTACGTTCCAAATCCTCAATGAGGAGTTCCCACGATTCGGGATTGAGACGACGTTTGTTGACGCTACAGATCCTGCGCAAATTAAACACGCTATCCGAGCGGATACCAAAGTCATTTATCTTGAAAGTCCAACGAATCCACTCCTAAAGCTCGTTGACTTACGAGCGTCTGCCGAGATTGCAAAAGCACACGGTGTCACCTCAATCATTGACAACACCTTCGCTACGCCATGCGGTCAGCAACCGATTACCTTTGGTATTGATGTCGTCGTTCACAGCATGACGAAGTACATGAGTGGTTCTGGTGCTGTTATCGCGGGTGCGATTATTGGACAAAAGGAATTCGTGGTGCGTGCCAAGGAAGGGGCACTCCGCAACTTCGGAGCAGTGATCAGTCCGTTTAACGCGTGGTTAACGCTGCACGGACTCACGACGCTACCACTGCGGTTTGCACGACACAGTGAAAACGCTACACGTGTTGCAGCGTTTCTTGAGGCGCATCCGGCAGTCGCATGGGCACGCCACCCCGGTTTACCGAGTCACCCGCAACATGAACTCGCTAAATGCCAGATGGATGCGTTTGGGGGGATGATAACGTTGGAGTTGAAAGGTGGACGCGCCGCGGGTGAACATTTCGTCGATCACCTCCAACTCTGTTCGTTGGCAGTCAGTTTGGGGGACGTGCGCACCCTCATCTGCCATTCTGCGTCAACAACGCATTCAGAGGTTCCCGCAGAGATCCGTCGGCGGACCGGCATTACGGACGGCTTAGTCAGGATTTCCATCGGTCTGGAAGATGCCGAAGATATTATCGCCGACCTCGGACAGGCGTTAGAGTCCTGCACTCCTTAA
- a CDS encoding tetratricopeptide repeat protein produces MKKFIIAEICVVLALVVGFWLGRITGTDTSYENYYNNADKSWTAAQAIDNPPITLDEPDKSRLRKARAAYREVFDKYPDSLWADDAIYQLASRIPRTDEEAFALFRRLINNYPDSEWADDSMYAIAFASYQIAEQLKKTGTLESVDAYYDRALALYNQLTAIYPGSELSDQAEFNKAMCYYGKGELNLALAQFDALREPFSDSPLLYQILYVTGEIYIKKQDYESARVEFTNVVDSGDPDLAPLASFGIPQTYLAEGKYQEAIGGYQKVIDLYPEAKVGQDAYFYMGWAYERLGKYDEAIARLEEAIDLYPRNENAANSQIYIGQIAYANNDMASAIDAYQKVADNSTYDYDNRRQAQYWVGKIHEDGSDTDSAVDAYQKLITEFPEPHKEATHPSNNINENYIQNLRSAGL; encoded by the coding sequence ATGAAGAAGTTTATAATCGCAGAAATCTGTGTTGTGCTCGCGCTCGTCGTCGGGTTTTGGCTCGGGCGCATCACGGGTACCGACACAAGTTACGAAAACTACTACAACAACGCCGATAAATCATGGACTGCAGCACAAGCAATCGACAATCCGCCAATAACACTTGACGAACCCGACAAAAGCCGTTTACGCAAAGCTCGAGCTGCATACCGTGAAGTCTTTGACAAATATCCTGACAGTCTCTGGGCAGACGACGCCATCTATCAACTCGCTTCACGGATTCCACGCACTGATGAAGAGGCTTTTGCACTCTTTCGCCGACTTATCAACAATTATCCAGATAGCGAATGGGCAGACGATTCGATGTACGCCATCGCTTTCGCCTCTTATCAGATCGCGGAGCAGTTAAAAAAGACGGGCACGCTTGAATCCGTGGATGCTTACTATGACCGTGCGCTCGCGCTTTATAACCAATTAACTGCAATATACCCGGGCAGCGAACTCTCAGATCAGGCGGAGTTTAATAAAGCGATGTGCTATTATGGAAAGGGTGAATTGAATCTCGCACTTGCTCAGTTTGATGCGCTCAGAGAGCCGTTCAGCGACAGCCCACTGCTCTACCAGATTCTATACGTTACCGGCGAAATTTACATTAAGAAGCAGGACTATGAAAGCGCGCGAGTCGAATTTACAAATGTCGTTGATTCCGGAGATCCGGACCTTGCGCCGCTTGCGAGTTTCGGCATCCCTCAAACTTATCTTGCGGAAGGAAAATACCAGGAAGCGATTGGCGGCTATCAGAAAGTCATCGATCTCTATCCAGAGGCCAAGGTGGGTCAAGATGCGTACTTTTATATGGGATGGGCGTATGAGCGACTTGGCAAATATGACGAAGCCATCGCTCGACTTGAGGAAGCCATTGACCTGTATCCGCGCAATGAAAATGCTGCCAACTCACAGATTTATATAGGGCAAATTGCCTACGCCAACAACGACATGGCGAGTGCCATTGACGCGTACCAGAAGGTCGCCGACAATAGCACTTACGATTACGATAACCGGCGGCAGGCACAATACTGGGTAGGCAAAATCCATGAAGACGGTAGCGATACAGATTCAGCAGTAGACGCATACCAGAAGTTGATCACAGAATTCCCGGAACCGCATAAAGAGGCAACCCATCCATCGAATAACATCAATGAGAATTACATCCAAAATTTAAGGAGTGCAGGACTCTAA
- a CDS encoding amino acid ABC transporter substrate-binding protein — protein sequence MRKLLFRVSALVLTIALVVPLLAEGEEGILDRVKNRGRLICGVNKELPGFGFLGQNGEWKGFDVDYGRAIAAAVLGDPNKVEFRPLKAAERFPALQTGEIDVLIRNTTWTLTRDTDLGADFCPPTFYDGQGFMLRKELGITSLKELAGATVGVTSGSTTELNLADTTRALGIEVESIVFEETETLYQSYDQGRCDVVTSDKSQLISRRQSLKNPDDHIILDVTISKEPLGPVTVHGDNEWNDVVSWVVYATFSAEEHGITQANVNTFKPENTENPEIKRFLGLGEGGGMGEKLGLSKDWARHVIAAVGNYGEIFDRNLTPLGLPRGVNKPWTQGGLLYAMPFR from the coding sequence GTGCGTAAATTATTGTTTCGCGTTTCTGCATTGGTTTTAACGATTGCGTTGGTAGTTCCATTGCTCGCCGAAGGTGAAGAAGGTATTCTGGACAGAGTTAAAAACAGAGGTCGACTGATATGTGGCGTGAATAAGGAATTGCCCGGTTTCGGTTTTCTTGGTCAAAATGGTGAATGGAAGGGGTTTGACGTAGATTATGGTCGGGCGATTGCTGCTGCCGTTCTGGGGGACCCGAATAAGGTTGAGTTCCGTCCCTTAAAGGCTGCTGAGCGTTTCCCCGCTCTCCAGACGGGCGAAATAGATGTTCTTATCCGCAACACCACGTGGACACTGACTCGCGACACGGATCTCGGTGCTGATTTCTGTCCACCGACCTTTTATGACGGCCAAGGTTTCATGCTCCGTAAGGAGCTCGGGATAACATCACTTAAGGAGCTGGCGGGTGCGACTGTCGGTGTCACTTCTGGCAGTACGACCGAATTAAACCTCGCCGATACGACACGTGCCTTAGGCATCGAAGTTGAGTCTATCGTTTTTGAGGAAACTGAAACGCTTTATCAAAGTTACGATCAGGGACGTTGCGATGTCGTAACAAGCGACAAATCCCAATTAATCTCCCGTCGTCAATCCCTGAAAAACCCGGATGACCATATTATTCTTGACGTAACCATTTCGAAAGAACCGTTGGGTCCCGTTACCGTTCATGGAGATAACGAGTGGAATGATGTCGTGAGTTGGGTCGTTTATGCCACGTTCTCCGCCGAGGAGCACGGCATTACGCAAGCCAACGTCAACACCTTTAAACCAGAGAATACAGAGAATCCCGAAATCAAGCGGTTCTTGGGTTTAGGTGAAGGTGGGGGTATGGGTGAAAAACTCGGACTGTCGAAAGATTGGGCGCGCCACGTCATCGCTGCTGTTGGCAACTATGGCGAGATTTTTGACCGTAATCTGACACCACTGGGCCTGCCACGTGGCGTCAATAAACCTTGGACGCAAGGCGGTTTACTCTATGCAATGCCGTTCCGTTAA
- a CDS encoding ABC transporter permease subunit (The N-terminal region of this protein, as described by TIGR01726, is a three transmembrane segment that identifies a subfamily of ABC transporter permease subunits, which specificities that include histidine, arginine, glutamine, glutamate, L-cystine (sic), the opines (in Agrobacterium) octopine and nopaline, etc.): MENNSPKVVSGKIPFWRDIRVLRILFQVIFLLGVILLLVILYTNMLKGLRGLGLTLNLDFLQDEAGFDISEGIPYEPSDVYLKAFWVGILNTLKVSCIGIVCATLLGLLFGIARLSSNWLIRTIATAYVECFRNVPLLLQILFWYTAVVGQLPRVRESIALFGGVFINNRGIYLPSPEPTSGLKIWLGFLGAGLLLAAVLYVVRWRKLQRLDRPGFRAKWALPAFLIVALCGWFLTPGRPFTLDLPVLQGFNFRGGMRFSPEFSALLIALSVYTGAFIAEIVRSGIQSVVKGQREAARAIGLKESQTLRLIVLPQSIPIIVPPLTSQYLNLTKNSSLAVAIGFPDLVSVGNTMMTQTGQSIPVFAMIMASYLVMSLTTSAAMNWYNRWINRVGR, from the coding sequence ATGGAAAATAATTCACCGAAAGTTGTATCGGGAAAAATCCCCTTCTGGCGAGATATCCGAGTGTTGCGGATCCTGTTTCAGGTTATTTTCCTGCTCGGTGTGATTTTGTTGTTAGTCATTCTTTACACGAACATGTTAAAGGGGCTGCGTGGGCTTGGACTAACACTGAACCTCGATTTTCTTCAGGACGAAGCCGGGTTTGACATTTCGGAGGGGATTCCCTATGAACCTTCGGATGTGTATCTCAAAGCGTTCTGGGTTGGGATCCTGAATACCCTGAAAGTCAGCTGCATCGGGATCGTCTGCGCGACGCTGCTGGGACTCCTTTTCGGCATCGCTCGACTGTCGAGTAACTGGTTAATCCGAACGATAGCGACCGCTTATGTTGAATGTTTCCGGAACGTTCCGCTCCTGCTTCAGATTCTGTTTTGGTACACTGCTGTCGTCGGTCAACTCCCCAGAGTTAGGGAGAGTATAGCCCTGTTCGGAGGTGTGTTCATTAACAACCGAGGGATATACTTACCGTCGCCTGAGCCGACCTCAGGTCTGAAAATTTGGCTCGGTTTTCTTGGCGCGGGTTTACTCTTGGCAGCGGTTCTCTATGTTGTGCGGTGGCGGAAACTCCAACGGTTGGATCGTCCCGGTTTTCGTGCCAAGTGGGCACTACCTGCCTTCCTTATTGTGGCACTTTGTGGATGGTTTCTCACCCCAGGCAGGCCGTTCACGCTGGATTTACCGGTGTTACAAGGTTTCAACTTCAGAGGCGGGATGCGCTTTTCACCAGAGTTTTCTGCCCTTTTAATCGCGCTTTCTGTCTATACAGGGGCTTTTATTGCTGAAATCGTGAGAAGCGGTATACAATCCGTCGTTAAAGGGCAACGCGAAGCAGCGAGAGCCATCGGTTTGAAGGAATCGCAGACATTACGGTTAATCGTTCTACCCCAGTCTATCCCGATCATTGTGCCACCGCTGACAAGTCAGTACTTGAACCTCACGAAAAATTCAAGTTTGGCTGTTGCAATCGGTTTCCCCGACCTGGTGAGCGTCGGAAATACGATGATGACGCAGACAGGGCAATCAATTCCCGTTTTTGCGATGATTATGGCGAGTTATCTGGTGATGAGTTTGACGACATCAGCAGCCATGAATTGGTACAACCGTTGGATTAACCGCGTTGGGCGGTGA
- a CDS encoding amino acid ABC transporter permease, whose product MRKAHHTVEEREFTQEMKPPAHTKSPARWLKDNLFNTWYNVLLSCLVLVVLFFVFKVLLTWAFTEAKWGVIPANLQLFSVGSYPREQIWRVWSVIYIFCVLVGLSAGIWGALTLRFALVLGGIWFIGALSPFELSTRGWFLGAVATTAVSLFLGRGRTNLRPWILGAWLLSFPLIMIVLRGFGENAVLTSNWGGLLLTLILAVVGIVVSFPLGVFLALCRQSDLPAIRWISTAYIEAVRGVPLITILFMGNILVPIFMPGLDINQVLRMMLGITFFSAAYMAENVRGGLQGIPRGQHEAAQAVGLNYVQTMLFIVLPQALRSVIPAIVGQFIALFKDTSLVAIIGLIDLLGVARSVIANPDWFGLQAEVYLFAAIIYFIFSYSMSYGSQEIETALGVGEH is encoded by the coding sequence ATGAGAAAGGCGCATCACACAGTGGAAGAACGAGAGTTTACGCAAGAAATGAAGCCCCCAGCCCATACAAAAAGTCCCGCGCGATGGCTTAAGGACAACTTATTTAACACGTGGTACAACGTGCTTTTGAGTTGCTTGGTGCTTGTCGTCCTTTTCTTTGTTTTTAAGGTGCTTTTGACATGGGCTTTCACAGAGGCAAAGTGGGGCGTTATTCCAGCGAACCTTCAGCTCTTTAGCGTCGGGTCTTATCCACGGGAACAGATATGGCGCGTATGGAGTGTGATTTATATTTTCTGCGTGCTTGTCGGTTTGAGTGCCGGAATCTGGGGTGCCTTAACGCTCCGATTTGCCCTTGTGCTTGGAGGTATTTGGTTTATTGGTGCGCTTTCCCCCTTTGAACTCTCAACGCGAGGATGGTTTTTAGGTGCCGTCGCCACAACAGCAGTTTCTCTTTTCCTTGGACGTGGGAGAACAAATTTACGCCCTTGGATTTTAGGGGCATGGCTGCTCTCCTTTCCCTTGATAATGATAGTGTTACGCGGGTTCGGGGAGAATGCTGTTCTCACAAGCAATTGGGGTGGACTTTTATTGACCCTGATTTTAGCGGTTGTCGGTATCGTCGTCTCTTTTCCGCTGGGTGTGTTTTTAGCACTCTGCCGTCAGAGCGATCTTCCTGCTATTCGATGGATTTCAACGGCTTATATTGAGGCTGTCCGCGGTGTGCCGTTGATAACAATCCTATTCATGGGGAATATCTTGGTACCGATCTTCATGCCGGGGCTTGATATTAACCAAGTTTTACGGATGATGCTCGGAATCACCTTCTTCTCTGCCGCTTACATGGCAGAGAACGTTCGTGGCGGACTCCAAGGGATTCCGCGCGGCCAACACGAGGCTGCACAAGCGGTAGGACTTAACTACGTGCAGACAATGCTGTTTATCGTCTTACCGCAAGCACTCCGGTCGGTCATTCCAGCGATTGTTGGACAATTCATCGCCTTGTTTAAGGACACATCCTTAGTTGCTATCATCGGGCTTATTGACCTCTTAGGGGTCGCCAGAAGTGTTATCGCCAATCCAGACTGGTTCGGACTGCAAGCCGAGGTCTACCTGTTCGCTGCAATTATCTATTTCATTTTCAGTTATTCGATGTCCTACGGCAGTCAGGAAATTGAAACCGCACTCGGAGTCGGGGAGCACTAA